A stretch of Carya illinoinensis cultivar Pawnee chromosome 14, C.illinoinensisPawnee_v1, whole genome shotgun sequence DNA encodes these proteins:
- the LOC122294916 gene encoding xanthoxin dehydrogenase-like isoform X2, with protein sequence MAREPSLLSQRLLGKVALVTGGAIGIGESIVQLFHKHGAKVCIADVQDNLGQHVCDALGGEPNTCYVHCDVTKEDSVCDAVDFTVSKFGTLDIMVNNAGLLGSQCPDIRNADMSEFEKIFDVNVKGVFLGMKHAARIMIPLKKGSIISLCSVSSAIGAIGPHAYTGSKHAVLGLTKNVAAELGQYGIRVNCVSPHGVPTGLALSYLPEEERTEDAIAGFRAFLRMNANLQGVELTTDDVANAVLFLASEEARYVSGANLMVDGGFTCTNHSLRVFR encoded by the exons ATGGCACGCGAGCCTTCACTTCTAAGCCAAAG ATTATTGGGGAAAGTGGCATTGGTCACTGGTGGAGCCATTGGTATTGGAGAGAGCATTGTGCAGCTATTCCACAAACATGGTGCAAAGGTTTGCATAGCTGACGTGCAGGACAACCTTGGCCAGCATGTCTGTGATGCCCTGGGTGGTGAGCCAAACACGTGTTATGTCCATTGCGATGTCACCAAAGAAGATAGTGTTTGCGATGCAGTGGACTTCACTGTCAGCAAATTTGGCACACTTGATATCATGGTCAACAATGCTGGTTTATTAGGCTCACAATGTCCTGATATCCGCAATGCAGACATGTCAGAATTCGAGAAGATATTTGATGTAAATGTGAAGGGAGTCTTCCTTGGAATGAAACATGCAGCTCGGATAATGATCCCACTAAAGAAGGGCTCAATAATCTCTCTCTGCAGTGTTTCAAGTGCCATAGGGGCTATAGGTCCACATGCCTACACAGGGTCTAAGCATGCTGTTTTGGGGCTCACCAAGAATGTTGCAGCTGAGTTGGGACAATATGGGATTCGTGTCAACTGTGTTTCGCCTCATGGGGTTCCAACAGGGTTGGCTTTAAGCTACCTGCCGGAGGAGGAGAGAACTGAGGATGCCATTGCCGGTTTTCGTGCTTTTCTCAGGATGAATGCTAACTTGCAGGGGGTGGAATTGACTACTGATGATGTGGCTAATGCCGTGCTCTTCTTAGCAAGTGAGGAAGCGAGGTATGTCAGTGGGGCTAATCTAATGGTTGATGGGGGTTTCACTTGCACAAATCACTCACTTCGGGTCTTTAGATGA
- the LOC122294916 gene encoding xanthoxin dehydrogenase-like isoform X3, translated as MRFSKCLRLLGKVALVTGGAIGIGESIVQLFHKHGAKVCIADVQDNLGQHVCDALGGEPNTCYVHCDVTKEDSVCDAVDFTVSKFGTLDIMVNNAGLLGSQCPDIRNADMSEFEKIFDVNVKGVFLGMKHAARIMIPLKKGSIISLCSVSSAIGAIGPHAYTGSKHAVLGLTKNVAAELGQYGIRVNCVSPHGVPTGLALSYLPEEERTEDAIAGFRAFLRMNANLQGVELTTDDVANAVLFLASEEARYVSGANLMVDGGFTCTNHSLRVFR; from the exons atGAGATTTTCCAAATGCTTGAG ATTATTGGGGAAAGTGGCATTGGTCACTGGTGGAGCCATTGGTATTGGAGAGAGCATTGTGCAGCTATTCCACAAACATGGTGCAAAGGTTTGCATAGCTGACGTGCAGGACAACCTTGGCCAGCATGTCTGTGATGCCCTGGGTGGTGAGCCAAACACGTGTTATGTCCATTGCGATGTCACCAAAGAAGATAGTGTTTGCGATGCAGTGGACTTCACTGTCAGCAAATTTGGCACACTTGATATCATGGTCAACAATGCTGGTTTATTAGGCTCACAATGTCCTGATATCCGCAATGCAGACATGTCAGAATTCGAGAAGATATTTGATGTAAATGTGAAGGGAGTCTTCCTTGGAATGAAACATGCAGCTCGGATAATGATCCCACTAAAGAAGGGCTCAATAATCTCTCTCTGCAGTGTTTCAAGTGCCATAGGGGCTATAGGTCCACATGCCTACACAGGGTCTAAGCATGCTGTTTTGGGGCTCACCAAGAATGTTGCAGCTGAGTTGGGACAATATGGGATTCGTGTCAACTGTGTTTCGCCTCATGGGGTTCCAACAGGGTTGGCTTTAAGCTACCTGCCGGAGGAGGAGAGAACTGAGGATGCCATTGCCGGTTTTCGTGCTTTTCTCAGGATGAATGCTAACTTGCAGGGGGTGGAATTGACTACTGATGATGTGGCTAATGCCGTGCTCTTCTTAGCAAGTGAGGAAGCGAGGTATGTCAGTGGGGCTAATCTAATGGTTGATGGGGGTTTCACTTGCACAAATCACTCACTTCGGGTCTTTAGATGA
- the LOC122294916 gene encoding zerumbone synthase-like isoform X1, with translation MAREPSLLSQRVKNKIVLGCWVTAGWTYLCLCLSRSLSMRFSKCLRLLGKVALVTGGAIGIGESIVQLFHKHGAKVCIADVQDNLGQHVCDALGGEPNTCYVHCDVTKEDSVCDAVDFTVSKFGTLDIMVNNAGLLGSQCPDIRNADMSEFEKIFDVNVKGVFLGMKHAARIMIPLKKGSIISLCSVSSAIGAIGPHAYTGSKHAVLGLTKNVAAELGQYGIRVNCVSPHGVPTGLALSYLPEEERTEDAIAGFRAFLRMNANLQGVELTTDDVANAVLFLASEEARYVSGANLMVDGGFTCTNHSLRVFR, from the exons ATGGCACGCGAGCCTTCACTTCTAAGCCAAAG agtgaaaaataaaatagtgctAGGATGCTGGGTAACAGCCGGATGGACatatctctgtctctgtctctctcgctctctctctatGAGATTTTCCAAATGCTTGAG ATTATTGGGGAAAGTGGCATTGGTCACTGGTGGAGCCATTGGTATTGGAGAGAGCATTGTGCAGCTATTCCACAAACATGGTGCAAAGGTTTGCATAGCTGACGTGCAGGACAACCTTGGCCAGCATGTCTGTGATGCCCTGGGTGGTGAGCCAAACACGTGTTATGTCCATTGCGATGTCACCAAAGAAGATAGTGTTTGCGATGCAGTGGACTTCACTGTCAGCAAATTTGGCACACTTGATATCATGGTCAACAATGCTGGTTTATTAGGCTCACAATGTCCTGATATCCGCAATGCAGACATGTCAGAATTCGAGAAGATATTTGATGTAAATGTGAAGGGAGTCTTCCTTGGAATGAAACATGCAGCTCGGATAATGATCCCACTAAAGAAGGGCTCAATAATCTCTCTCTGCAGTGTTTCAAGTGCCATAGGGGCTATAGGTCCACATGCCTACACAGGGTCTAAGCATGCTGTTTTGGGGCTCACCAAGAATGTTGCAGCTGAGTTGGGACAATATGGGATTCGTGTCAACTGTGTTTCGCCTCATGGGGTTCCAACAGGGTTGGCTTTAAGCTACCTGCCGGAGGAGGAGAGAACTGAGGATGCCATTGCCGGTTTTCGTGCTTTTCTCAGGATGAATGCTAACTTGCAGGGGGTGGAATTGACTACTGATGATGTGGCTAATGCCGTGCTCTTCTTAGCAAGTGAGGAAGCGAGGTATGTCAGTGGGGCTAATCTAATGGTTGATGGGGGTTTCACTTGCACAAATCACTCACTTCGGGTCTTTAGATGA